The window ttaaggaatacatggtccccaacctcgaactctagctgccgccacctcgtatcggcgtagctcttctgtcttcTCTGCGCTGTTAGAAGTTGGcacttgataatgtcgatcttctctgaagttgcctaaactaactccgggccaatcaagctcttctcgccaacctctgcccagcaatgcagtgctctacacgggcgcccatacagtgcctcatagggagccatgccaatgctcgcctggaagctgttattataggtgaactctacataaggaagacagtcatcccaactgtccttgaaatctagcacacaggctcgcaacatatcttccaaaatctgattcacccgttccatctgcccgtcagtctgtgggtggaacgcggtactgaacttcaactttacacccatcgcttcctagatgcaagtccagaaaatagatgtaaatcgcgtgtcccGGTCCGATACAATCTCCAAAGGAACTTCATGCAAATGCACTATCTCCCTGATGTACAacttggccaactcgtctgcagagttcgagaccttaattgggaggaaatgggccgagtTAGTCAATCGGttcatgatcacccaaatagagtcgtgtcccttcctcgtcttcggtaggcctgagatgaaatccatagagatgaaatcccacttccattctgctataggcatgggctgaagtagtctaggaggtcggcgatgctctgccttaacctactagcacgtgagacaatgtgACACGTAATCttctatgtgagccttcatattgtcccaccagtacgacctcttcatgtcacgatacatcttcgtactgcctggatgcatagccatccttgaattgtgagcaaccacaagaacttccttcctcaagtcagggaggttcgggacgcataggcggccatggtaacgtaagcccccatccatgccaactctccattctgagtcctcatctgcactaacctgctctctcatcttcgccaacagctcatcgtctgcctgagctgcgataatcctgtcatcaataaggggctgtactcgaatatgtacGATGCCCTCGTACGGCTCCTCCACTTTGAGTTTCcgctcaaagtctcacacgaactctaccatgtcccactctgctaccatcaacggAGCCACAAATGTCAATGCCTTCTTGTGGCTTagcgcgtctgccacaaggttggccttaccaggatggtaagagacttcgaacttgaagttcTTTAGGGTCtgcatccatcgtcgctgcctcatattcaggtctcgttGAGTGAATatatatctgaggctcttgtgatcgcaaaagagctcgaactcctcttcatagaggtaatgtctctagtgCTTCAGTGTAAAGATGatggctgctaactccaggtcgtgcgtcgggtagttctcctcgtgtttccttaactatctcgaggcatatgcaatcagcctgtccttctacataaggacacaacccaaaccgacacgagacgcggctgtatatataacatacttgaccccttgctctggcaatactagcacaggggcggacgtcaacctgtccttcaactcctgaaaagctgcctctgccttttcattccagccgaacttaagatctttccgagtcaactgagacaaaggtctggctatcttggagaagtcccgaatgaatcATCAATAGTAATCtatcagaccaagaaaactcctcacctcgataaccaaaccgggctgctcccagtccttaGACAGACCAAGGTCCAcacctatcccttccttagacaccacatgtcccaggaacttgacttcttctttccagaagtcgcacttcttgtactgtgcaaacaactggtttttCCTGAGTGTATCGAAGACTacccgcaggtgctcctcgtgatcttctcgactcttggagtatatcaggatgccatcaataaacacaatgacgaatcggtaaagaaacggccgaaataccctgttcatcaagtccatgaacacagccgaagcattcgtaaggccgaacgacatcacgagaaactcatagtgcctaaAACTGGTCCCGAAGgccgtcttctacacgtcctcatccctgacgcgcaactgatgataccctgactatagatagatcttcaaaaaatactgcgcccctttcaactgatcgaacagatcatctatcctgggtaagggatacttgttcttcactgtcacttggttcaacctgcgataattaatacacaatcgcagtgaaccgtccttcttcttcacaaataacacgggtgctccccaaggagacacactcggccatATGAAGCCAGTATCTAATagatcgtcgatctgtttcctcagttcctctatctcacatggagccatgcgataagtcAGAACAGATATTGGTGTCGCACTGGGCAtaaggtcgatagtgaagtcgatctcgcgccgaggaggtagtccgggtatattactgaacacgtcctcaaactctcgaaccactagtgtgttTTTAAGTGTCGGGccgtcaacattcttcagtaaggaagcataaaaaagaactcgaaaagggcaactgacctgtaTGGGAAACATAAAGGGCGTGCCCTTAGGCTCGTGAGCTGTCACTAGTCGGGTCTCgtagtcaatctcggccctcacttcagttAGCTAATCCATActaaggatgacgtcgaaatggtatatcgtggtgacaatcaagtcaatgcatatcgtcctacttcctagatctatcaagcaaccctcacacatttttgtggcatctgtaaaagttcctggTGCTGTGATAACTCGCACTCCAACCATCGGAGTCatcttcagccctaagcgctggactgcagaacatgatatcacagatatagtggatcctatatccaccaacagaaatataggggtaccttcaatgtggacggtgagctcgaaggccaaaggtacaGTAGTTGTAAAATCAGGCGCTTCCGCTGTAAGTGCATGATGCGCGCCTGCTGAGATCGGTTGGGCTGGGGCGCCGTAGGTCACTGAGGCAACCTAGATCGAGGTACAGGTGGCCAGAATGATGGATGACCTGGTGCCGAGCGTAGAGGTGGTGTcgatataacctggggaagctGGCAGTTGATCCTCTGGAGCGATGAGAAGCTGCTaaccctcatcctggtgaagcagttcacctctgtgtggcctggcctcttacaataggcacaccacacatcaagtCACCTCACAAGGGCAGGTGAAGCCATCATCCTCGGCGGTGAATCTACCCGcggcctcttcccgaggaatggtctgctcggaaTCTCTGGTCgcagcctaggagccatcggtgcttacatacgggactgcctgtccccatcctgctcagctctcatggacatgctcactagctcaacatagttaggtatgctagcgcaacacatcttcgagcgaatatctgatcgcaggccctcagaaaaatgtCACATACGCATCGACTCATCTGCCAGAATTAACGGGGtgtacctgcccaactctgtaaaTCTGTTCCATACTCTGCCActatcatccctccctgtcggaggcgaagtaactcactctccttctcgtggtgatAGGTGACGGGATAATATTTttcgtggaagcgggtctcaaaatccgcccacgtccatatgtgtccGACCGCAATAGTACGGAGGACATTATCCCATCATAAGCTGGCCtcctcgaacatgaaggtgaccaactccacctgctcgggctctgtgcagtgtagcggctttagcatcttagagatgcggtcgagccaataatcggcctcctcgggtctgtgagtacccgcaaaagtagggGGCCataagtgctggaatcgctcaaactGGCCGCTGGCACCTGTattcccagcagggggtgtaaatggagcaagcggagccacacccatgctctgggtaaAAATTCCCGCCATGGTGGtcaaaaactgttgctgctgctattGTTGTGCCTACTGCTGTAcctgctgttgctgcatcaacaacatcatctactccaacctgtCAGTAGGGGAAGCCGATTGAAGTACAGATGGCGTCGAAGAGGACGCAAGGTTCTGCTCTAGAACcggtggcacaacaggtgtaggcccattggtggggccagtggccgactgagagttcggcatggtgtcagagggagatgggcccgaactggggtccgtatggctatcgcttaggggaggtgccccgtcagacgaatcgccaagagtgagccATGCCGTACTCCgtgcggccttaggtggcattccttatatacaacatagggtgcaacccaggtcagattcagcatgcccacaacctcaaccacatagcatttacacacagtttaaggaaacttcatgcatttcatttaccaaaattatcacaatacataaaatacatattacatgaatcatgacaggaaacgtatatgagctattacaagcaaGGCTGTAAACAGTAGAACAAACTACCAAACACAAACATACTTCCTACCTACTATACTACTAGGCCCATCAACATTAAAACGCAAACATtctaaaacaacaacaaaataaactacagggcgacggcatggatgactaaacatccgagtctggcgatggaggaggggcgcccttatcttGCAGGCAGCACaagatagccttcaaggtgtgagtcaccttcttaaacttgtgcttcacgagggcccgggtatcaatgatctcctattttagggcagcctggccctcctcaagtcgaactaaatgggcttccctagcagcccgatcagggtcatgctccGTTGCCGTAGGAGAGGAGCTCTCATccatgtcctgagcctccacttcttctttttattcttcttctatctcttcttTGCTTTCCTCCTCACTTTCATACTCCTCACTGGCCGTcgcatcctcactctcatcgagtcgtgCTTGCCGCTGTcgtggcccaatttccatctgattgagagtagttttgTTGATgtctgattgagagtagttttgTTGATGTCATGGGTCGGCACCAgcacttccgccccaagtctatagccaaactcatgtgcaatcttgcatatgagtcggccgaatgggagagAATCAGGCGATCTAGTGGAGCGTGCGGTAAGGACTATTTGCCGCAGAAcgtgcgtaggcacgcacaacttctctccctgccccacctggtacagaaaatctaccatcagacgagTGCACTCGCTGCgcttgctccacctagggtacacgttatacgtgaagatgtggtggagcagacagaagtcgtcagtcatattggttgctaggaggctgttgttcagattccagtgggccagttatccacaaaggaatcgtgtgcggcgatccctttcacgtgaactcttcaaattcttcttgcttgcatgcacttcgccaagcagcatcttcataagccgagccatcaacccagcatcaattgtggcctcccaatctctacctactgggatcttgaactgcaagggcttcAACGTAGGCTCTCgcatgtgggcgtagaaggcatggactgtgcccacatttgcgcggtattcaccctcgaatacaggaccccacccggcctcgaccaggcggtccatcaccagatattgcccaaagagcctctcatccacatgagcttcaaagaggacctgcgaccctgaaatctcctatgagacatatccgtcaggtggatcctttcgaggggagacTGGGGATTAAGCTCCCGGttggtccttatctctcgattGATACTTGCACTAATGGCGgtgcctctaggcctccttgaacgagtagggcgactaggcccggcctcatccgtaggagtcctcttcttccccatgagagaaagaagcatagAAATCGAGAAAATGGTcgtcacaagctcgaatagagccattggagtggaatgataggtgaaaataggatgggttgttgaacttgaaggtatgtgagacacaaatgagagatttgtacactcaaatcgaaggaaaagagagagataggagagggttttgatgagaAATAGTGGATGGGTGtgtgtgttgaaggaaaatgatgaaatgagtggatgaggggagatttgagagagaaacagaggtttttgaagaaaaaggagagcttggaggggtaggttatgaagagGGGGCATGTTAGGAGGGGTAAAAATTGACCCACCCTAcatcagtgggccatacaacgCCCTAGAGGCATCGGCGCGAGCCGTCCAACCTGGCCAGGCCTGCCAGCTGGCGAGGCCTCGGGGAACCGGTGAGGTCCTCGCCGGTCTCTAGACAAACCAGCGATGCCTCGCCGgtggggtgaggtcctcctgccccctggaccctaaaaacatgtgggacccactcaagGTCCCCCTGGAAGTGTCTCCTTTGGCCCCCGGCTCCCCCTTGAATCGTTTCAGGTCATTTCGAGTACTTTCTGATATAATTTCACACTTCtcaattgttgaaggctgggattgggtaaatcatggtctaaacccatcgattgatggtctaggggTGATCCGAGGTCGTCTCAAGCGATTAtggatgtgtacagacccgagCTCAGCGATCGTTTTCGGTAAATTTTGCTAATTGGCGAAACTAGAAAacctaagcttgtctctacatctttctcacacccacctaggtctaaatgtatCAGCgcacatcgtgtgaccataaccaaggtccagtttaattcaaatcatgctctgatactaacttgtaacgccctgaaaatcgggggtcgagtagaagtccaactctcgagttccaacgcaccacttatgcaacatatttaatgatgattaaatgttgtctgtattagtgcataaaacatgtataagattaagccaaatcaacaaaacataatccagggacagttgtaatacacaagtagaagactgactcaaatatatataactttataaatcagtataggtccccaaagtatgtatgcattgccaggtcaataattacatgtattgtttcaaaatacaaaatgtcaaaaatgtaatattccactacaagtataaccctgaagccccgctgaTCAGAATGGTGTATGTAAACCCGCcaaaatactgcatatatgagaaagcatcctcatcgtctgcgaagtccgtctctgcctcatcagtcgggtcttcatctgcaactaagacagagtttggttagtatttaaaacactgtcccgtaacgtgggagtgagtgatcaactcagtggaataataaagcaacgGTTAACacgttctcaattcagtcaagtagtaatgataaaataatacaatcaaacatccctaggtactctgattaatgcaagaatggtatgtataaatgatgcatgccctcgcctacactccctctgtgatcttcatctaacggtcgtgcatgtcagtcacttcctcgtacTCTCTACTCAACGCTAAACGGCACATGTAGTGcgatgcatgaacgtgattaccaagttcttattagtccttttcatacagcagaattgggaagctaaggtacctcccttatatcaattcccaaacgatgattcATTCTagtgtcgtcaatcctagtaaatctcagaCGATATTACGGTTCtaagtcgctacaaagggctcgtcaccttatcagtgtaggcttagtttgtactcttgttgctatggaaaggctcgtcgcttctacgcagtcttagcgtatgctcgagatcactacaaagggctcgtcaccttatcagtgtatgccgacagctcgaatacagtattcCACACCACCCTATttagctcacgaggctgtgttgctcactggacactacggggaggcttgtcaccccaatgtaggccgacggctcgaccacggtatcccataccatcatgcccggctcatgagtcttagcggatcgagatacCAAAGTTAAaagagttttcactggtgagtttgataccttagattcaagcagtagtgtccatacatggtgaacatacatcaggtcaatcaggttacttgacaagctcgactggtacgagctcacatcgaattaatcgacatgaagtgcacaagtactccatgtggcctaaccactgtcggcaaCCGAAGTACGACTCAGACTCATtaaacacgtcctgtggggcaaaaacaacctcagccaccaaatcgagatctgttaccgattgcctggactaagtcatagttcaatcacactcagttgcagtttatatatcacatatgatatgcataaCAACATTACACAACAGTTTAACCATTTcaagcatttaagcatttcatgaaacacatagtacacatgttatcttacctaggcattacttccgtaaatcacatagtaggaagataggttacatgaaggaaactatagttatagagaaggggattgagaatcctatctcaacactcccatttcaaacatttaaacaagcatttcctcatataggccttttatcaaacacttacactgcacatatcacatacatagattaatttacttaaaacgtatattatagcaaatcctttcgcatAGGGGTTGCAACACATGCAAtgatcatgtattaccaaacatccatcataacaagtactaatcataattccatattcattcagacatttcaacaaacacttagtctacacacttcaacatacatgacgtatgttggttataacaggtgttagggcaaaccctttcaccatggagttgtcacatatacaacaaccatatatccacgacggataatcatggcaagcgtgAATCCAAATTCTAtatgcattcaatcatatcaacaaacacaagaatgtactatattcaacatagttcatatatatgtgtaaagtgcgggaaacattatgtctaagcatgtgatagcaattcaagtcagtcataaatcattaactgacattgaaagccttgaaaattataacctaaacatttatagtccgcaccttacaccgataaacgcgtaacggattcattttagacacttagcctttgtcaacggcggattggcaacttacaatatgaaataggttaactattccattacttacaatgtttgaaaccctataacaggttagggttaggttttcttacctaagtacggagtcgaaATCGCTGGAATAGCGATGTAGAAGCGGTTGTTAAACCCGAGGAGCAatgagatcgaatcccaggaggaatctccaattcactctctcactttctctctctttcctttccttttcctctactctctttcttagggttttaaaattcgtatggaatatgagagagagagagagagtttaaggcccttatataggcccagaactgatgggaatggccctagggccaagatatacttaagttatatccaacaGGCGTCTATTTCAGCCcatcggagcacttctggtggccctttttccacgtgcagtcggacttaagctccctaatattagatctaggtcaggctgagttttcgctccgatcgggtttgGAAATTAGACCGTGGtagaccagttttagttcaacggtcacggtcactcgatcagggccacaagtacatggccttgtatgggacatttcccctgatctgagggtgtatttgggtcatattctgacggtctaaatcattatatttggcccgcaagcgacacgactcagattacttaaattcggatttcatttctaaagatattcacgtttctcacacactttgacCCGGGCTCAAGTTGtttatttctagacacaattaagacttgattttcgatgaggttgtcaagtccagtaatgtggtcataaatgtatagttttacggtcatcggactttcgacgtgcggtccaggtctgatacggagttttggtgtgctcttgagagcaaccgggtttagggatggattttagatttcagggtaatgtagcgtcaatgatactgcatagtttgggtcttgcagattatatttaaagtgattagtgctaatttcacaagtactctagtttagcacttgctaatattaacctaatttctaaaggttttggtcctgggtgatttctgcctgaggtggtactcgggtccttgtacggatttttttgacaCGTTACAATCAGTTTCTAATTTAGAATAGCATTTGGGTGATCTAATTTTCTGGCCTCTGACCTTAATAATATTCACAtcctcttttcaattttttgtttttaaaaaaatcattttgggtTTAGATTCGTATCCAAATGTAACTGGACCCCAATCCTATTCCCTTAGGTCTGAATATGGGTCAGGTACTTTGGGTATCCATAATCACAGTGCCCATTGGCAGCCCTACATAGCTTTCTCCAGACCAAACACACAAACGcaatatttttttagttttataaATAACACTCCAGAGGTTAACTATTTGCCCTTCTAAATTTCTAATACTCTTTAAAGGCATTCTGGATTGTATCTTTTAGCACCTTACCTCTTTGATTGGTTGTGTTGATTGGTTCCTTTGAACCAGATGCTACCAAAAGATATGCATGCTCCTAAAAGCAAAATTGGACCGAGCCTTGGATCTCTTATTCGATCATCAGAAAAACACAGTAAGTAATAAAGGGAAAAGTTACagcatataattttattttatttttttgtatgaaATATAGAATTGAGGCCATTTACATATTCTTCAGAGCATTGAATTTGATAACACAAAATTCAAAAATGGAAGTGTATTGTCCCATGCATATACCTTTTCGTAGACATCACTAATGGAGATGCGCTCCCTTCCAGGCATCCTTAGAATTTCTAAGAACGATATGTAAACTTGCTCATCATGTTGGAACCGAGTCTACAAAAATAAATGATAAAAGTCATAAGAATCCCACATAGAAACTAGTGCCATTGAAATTGCAAGCCTTTTCATAATCATAATTGATGGTGTGTCAGATTATATGACCAAATCATGGTTTTGGGGGCTTCCGAAACATGCTCACAGTTGATGTCTGGGTCAGCATAGAAAACAGAACCTACATTGAGCGGGCTGCTTTTTTCCAACTTCAGCCCAAATTCCAAATTCAGAAAGAATTGTGAATCGACTAAAATCAGAAATTGAATTCCAGCAAAATAGTACTACCAAGAACCCTTTGAAGCTAGAATATTTGCCTCAACATCTCTTCAATTTTAACACATTTACGATCATAATATCTAAACCAAAACATGGATAAATTAAACTAAAAGAACAACAGGAGGTTTAAACAATTTTGGTACCAACAATAATCTAATTAAAATACTCCACATCAATACAGAGTACAATAATCAGGCATAGGGCatagaaacaaaacaaaatatcAGTTTACTATAGCAATGCATCAAATCCTAAAAGTAGTTGTTGGAGATTGTCAAACCAGATAACACATTCCAATGTAAAATTACAGAATAGAACCCACATTTTCATGCGCACAATCACATTTTGATAGTAATCATAAAAGCATACAAGAATACCAtgtagttttgaaaaaaaaaaacgcatACCTCTCCAGCTTTGATTGTTATAACATGAGGTGTAAATCCGACACCTGCGGATCCTACAGATCCGGTCTgtaaaagacagagagagagagagagagagagagagagagagagagagagagagagagagagagagaccctaaAGGAATAGAGGTGGATTGAGAAAGGGGAAACAAAGAGAGATGGTCAATTGAGAGAGGGAAAaggggaaatagagagagagggtcgaTTGAGAAAGGGATAGTAGAGGTGGAGATGGCGATGGTTGTCGCTGCatctaaagggagagagagagagagagagtcgggacggagagagagttagagagagagtgTTGGAGGCGGTGAGAGGGAGAGAGTCAGGAGAGGGGAGAAAAAGAGGGTTAGGGCTTTTGGTATGGTATTCATACCCGACAGTTGACCGACGCCCGATTTTAATTAGCACCGGCAAATTAGCCGCGCACATCGTCGGCTAATCCTACTTTTGTTGTAGTGAATATTTAATAGTTCTCTATTAAGCTAGCATCTTTCTTCTCTCCTGAATGCAGATTGATTTGTTTGCTGAAATCAGCCAATCACCACGCATTCTCTCTAAGGTTGATGGTGCTCTGAAAGCAAAGCAGATTAAGGTTGACATTGATGAGTATCTCAAGGTATCTTGAGTTGTCATTATTTTTCTCTACCTAACATTGAgaaattcttttattttcatatttACATAGTAAACCATGTTATACTATTATATAAGTGCATGTTGCAATTATCATAAATTCTTCAGCCATTGTGAGTGTTCCTTTGTTGTGCATTTGTTCTCCCTAATCGATTCCAACTTGATGGCCattagacattttttttttcactttatttGATTCCAGCAAACTTATAACTATAGGCCAAGAGAATTTGGAGGCCTCTATTTAGAACtatcttaagggcctgtttggttaccCAAAAAGTTCCATGCGGATAGCCTTATCCAGATAGTTGCACATGTCCATGGTTTGTGGACGAGCATTGGCACCAAAAATAGAAACAGGGTTGTAGAATGAAGTAACCGTTGCCTTGTACAATGCAATTTCGATAATGTAACCAAATTGGCCCTAAGGTTTAGTCAAGATAATGGTATTAAAGTAAGAAAATTGTTCTTTTACCCACACGTACATCTTGTGCCATTTATGGGTGTGTCCATGTTCAGCAATTGATACATGTCTTGTTGTCATCTGATAGGGAAGAAGACAATTAAACTTGAAATATGCATTGGACAGAATGGTAACACTGGAAATATAAAAGCTATCAAGTGTAGTATGTCATCAAGTTTACAAATGAAGCTTGATGAGCAGCGGAAAGAACTCTCTTCATGTCATGAAGGAATATTGTCACATATCATTCATTCCACCCAATAGATCAGCACGTTAAGCGCCGAAAAACCAACTTCCATGGAGCAGGTAAGGACTAGCCTAGTTCTGACTATCATAGGAGTAGTTTTCAAAGGtctaatggtgggtgatccactcttcTCATTGTATACAAGTGGGGCAATCCAGAGTTCAAATCACTacagccttttgacgccacttgTGCTAGCAGtggaccatatagaggatttatttatttatttatttataatcaagaccattttcaatttattgtaataaatattattttttgattgtgtagtaatataaattttgtctaatattcagttttatttgtattgcatcatttttatgtttcaaatattttaaaaatacaagtttcaattgaattatatataataaaaaaaatgactAGCAGGTCAGGGCCTCTCAAATCCATACAAAGGATTTTATTGGCGCTTGTGTAGAAATCTTACGCTGCTTTTTCATGAGAGAAAGTGTTAGAA is drawn from Magnolia sinica isolate HGM2019 chromosome 5, MsV1, whole genome shotgun sequence and contains these coding sequences:
- the LOC131246194 gene encoding uncharacterized protein LOC131246194; this encodes MRLPDPSTPNLKIDLFAEISQSPRILSKVDGALKAKQIKVDIDEYLKNGNTGNIKAIKCSMSSSLQMKLDEQRKELSSCHEGILSHIIHSTQ